In Massilistercora timonensis, the following are encoded in one genomic region:
- a CDS encoding sigma factor-like helix-turn-helix DNA-binding protein, whose product MQTINLKQYYPFCTEDTFVEVSDEIVEAFLLDKRAEAARERKMYRYKAFYSLDCNDGIENAAIGWAQPSPEDCLMEKEAQAEYAELLRRLYEAISSLTPTQARRVHARYMLGMKVKDIAAMEGITPSQAGKSIHAALRRLRRYFMRRKWTSGL is encoded by the coding sequence ATGCAGACCATCAACCTAAAGCAATATTACCCGTTCTGCACTGAGGACACCTTTGTGGAGGTGTCGGATGAAATTGTCGAGGCGTTCCTACTGGACAAGCGGGCCGAGGCCGCCAGGGAGCGCAAGATGTACCGCTACAAGGCGTTTTATTCCCTTGACTGCAATGATGGGATTGAGAACGCCGCCATCGGCTGGGCGCAGCCATCGCCGGAGGATTGCCTGATGGAAAAGGAGGCGCAGGCCGAATATGCCGAACTGCTCCGGCGGCTCTATGAGGCCATTTCCTCTCTGACTCCAACGCAGGCCCGCCGTGTCCATGCCCGGTATATGCTGGGGATGAAAGTGAAGGACATTGCCGCGATGGAGGGTATCACCCCATCCCAGGCTGGGAAGTCCATCCATGCGGCGCTCCGGCGGCTGCGCCGGTACTTCATGCGCCGGAAATGGACAAGCGGCCTATGA
- a CDS encoding HAMP domain-containing sensor histidine kinase, whose protein sequence is MGLKKSFLVLSVSCVLLALLLLVLVFVVCNVISSTFPTGGIQISPDGTIVKLEEPTASQQTILSVLGIIQVVSCIALPMGGLALSGVLYYHIKLKQPIAVLQNGITRIQNHDLDFIMPVRSGDELGQLCVAFDTMREELLKSNQELWRQMEERKRLNAAFSHDLRNPITVLKGTVKLLRQGTADKQTIDRLESYTQRIEQYVEAMSSIQRLEQMPLRVSECSYSLLRSELEDTTKLLAGTFQLSISAPDNGTVQIDHALFLIVAENLIGNAARFAKSEIIICLQQRENLLLLSVTDDGPGYPAELVQNGPKPFGKLNGDSAHFGMGLYSSQTLCLKHGGALTLTNRKDHGTIATASFQTNRKP, encoded by the coding sequence ATGGGGTTAAAAAAGTCTTTTCTTGTTTTGTCTGTTTCCTGTGTTTTACTGGCTCTCCTGCTATTGGTGCTCGTTTTTGTGGTGTGTAATGTGATTAGCAGCACCTTTCCCACTGGTGGAATACAGATTTCTCCAGATGGTACAATAGTTAAACTGGAAGAACCGACAGCATCCCAGCAAACTATATTGTCAGTATTAGGAATCATACAAGTTGTATCTTGCATTGCGCTTCCTATGGGTGGGCTAGCCCTATCAGGAGTTCTATATTACCACATTAAATTGAAGCAACCGATTGCCGTATTGCAAAATGGTATTACAAGGATTCAGAACCACGACCTTGATTTTATTATGCCGGTTCGTTCTGGTGATGAATTGGGGCAACTCTGTGTTGCCTTTGATACTATGCGCGAAGAACTTTTGAAATCAAATCAGGAACTATGGCGGCAGATGGAAGAACGCAAAAGATTAAATGCCGCGTTTTCCCACGATTTAAGAAATCCGATCACAGTTTTGAAAGGAACTGTGAAATTACTGCGTCAGGGTACAGCAGATAAGCAGACGATTGACAGACTGGAAAGCTATACCCAACGTATAGAGCAGTATGTGGAAGCTATGAGCAGCATACAAAGATTGGAACAAATGCCACTGCGGGTAAGCGAGTGTTCCTATTCCCTATTGCGCTCGGAATTAGAAGATACTACAAAACTTCTTGCTGGAACATTCCAGCTATCCATTTCTGCACCTGATAATGGAACTGTACAAATAGATCATGCGTTATTTCTGATTGTCGCGGAAAATTTGATTGGAAATGCAGCTCGTTTTGCAAAAAGTGAAATTATAATATGCCTGCAACAGCGGGAAAACCTCTTGCTTTTGTCGGTCACAGATGATGGCCCCGGTTATCCCGCAGAGTTGGTACAAAACGGCCCAAAACCGTTTGGAAAACTGAATGGAGATTCCGCACACTTTGGGATGGGGCTTTATAGCAGCCAGACATTATGCCTAAAACACGGCGGAGCACTTACGCTGACGAATAGAAAGGATCATGGCACAATAGCTACTGCTTCCTTTCAAACAAATCGGAAACCTTGA
- a CDS encoding ABC transporter ATP-binding protein: MNIEAKELSKIYGSGESRVVALDKANLEIASSDFISIMGPSGSGKSTLLHLLSGLDKPTSGSLTYDGKDIYSFNDKALSAFRRQRIGFIFQQFNLLPVLTAKENIIMPLLLDKKQPDEAYLKQLTELLGIRERLTHLPHELSGGQQQRVAIARALIAKPDIIFADEPTGNLDSKSGSEVMEMLQNIWKKMGKTLVIITHDSRIARMADRQFVIVDGVLSEVTAK; the protein is encoded by the coding sequence ATGAATATTGAGGCAAAAGAACTATCAAAAATCTACGGCAGCGGCGAAAGCCGTGTTGTCGCGTTGGATAAAGCCAATCTTGAAATTGCATCCAGCGACTTTATCTCCATCATGGGGCCTTCTGGCAGCGGAAAAAGTACCCTGCTTCATTTATTGTCAGGGCTGGATAAGCCAACTTCTGGCAGCTTGACATACGATGGAAAAGACATATACAGTTTCAACGACAAAGCTCTGTCTGCTTTTCGTCGCCAGCGTATCGGTTTCATCTTCCAGCAGTTTAACCTGCTTCCCGTCTTGACCGCAAAAGAAAATATCATTATGCCTCTATTGTTAGATAAAAAGCAGCCGGATGAAGCCTATCTAAAGCAGCTTACGGAATTGCTGGGGATTCGGGAGCGCCTTACCCATTTACCCCATGAGCTTTCCGGCGGTCAGCAGCAACGTGTAGCGATTGCCCGCGCTCTGATTGCAAAACCCGATATTATCTTTGCGGATGAACCAACTGGGAATCTGGATAGTAAAAGTGGCAGCGAGGTTATGGAAATGCTGCAAAACATATGGAAGAAGATGGGGAAAACGCTTGTTATCATTACCCATGACAGCCGTATTGCAAGAATGGCAGACCGGCAATTTGTCATTGTGGACGGGGTTCTTTCGGAGGTGACGGCAAAATGA
- the mobQ gene encoding MobQ family relaxase, protein MPPIDFCHIPVSIIKRSEGRSAVAAAAYRSGTKLTNEWDGLTHDYTRKGGVVHAEIMLPSHAPPEFADRSTLWNSVEQIEKARDSQLAREIEAALPRELSREQQLALVRAYVKDNFVDKGMCADFAIHDKGTGNPHVHIMLTVRPLKENGAWSAKCRKAYDLDENGQRIPDGKGGWKNHREDTTDWNDKGNVEIWRAAWAAYTNRALEAAGQPALVDHRSYKRRGIDKIPSVHLGPAASQMEKRGIRTDKGEVNRQIAADNKLLKEIKARITRLYNWSKAEAEKPEGQQPSMMDLWEAQQQLKRPDTRTGKIRALQESAALFSFLQANGIQSMQQLHEKISDMNTRYYDLRGEIVKAERRIAVLTERGEMWAQYNKYKPIRKQLAKVKPEKRELFEQRHSRELILYDAAARYLKELKDSGEEITPKAWQREIDLLTAQKQVDTIDMKAMREELKAVERLRKAADQLARQGQDKSHDRGPER, encoded by the coding sequence GTGCCACCCATAGATTTTTGCCATATCCCCGTCAGTATCATCAAGCGCAGCGAGGGCCGTTCCGCTGTTGCCGCAGCCGCCTACCGCAGCGGAACTAAACTGACAAATGAATGGGACGGCCTGACCCATGATTACACCCGGAAGGGCGGCGTTGTCCATGCAGAAATCATGCTGCCCTCCCACGCCCCGCCAGAGTTTGCAGACCGCTCCACTCTCTGGAACAGTGTGGAGCAGATCGAGAAAGCCAGGGACAGCCAGCTTGCCCGCGAGATCGAGGCGGCCCTACCCCGCGAACTGTCCAGGGAACAGCAGCTTGCCCTTGTCCGGGCCTATGTCAAGGACAACTTTGTGGACAAGGGGATGTGCGCTGATTTTGCCATCCATGACAAGGGAACCGGCAACCCCCATGTTCATATCATGCTGACCGTCCGGCCCCTGAAAGAAAATGGCGCATGGAGCGCGAAGTGCCGCAAGGCATACGACCTGGACGAGAACGGCCAGCGTATCCCGGATGGGAAAGGCGGCTGGAAGAACCACCGGGAGGACACCACCGACTGGAACGATAAAGGGAATGTGGAGATTTGGCGGGCGGCATGGGCGGCCTATACCAACCGGGCATTGGAGGCCGCCGGTCAGCCTGCCCTGGTAGACCACCGCAGCTACAAGCGCCGGGGCATTGATAAAATCCCCTCTGTCCACCTGGGGCCAGCGGCCAGCCAGATGGAGAAGCGCGGCATCCGCACTGACAAGGGAGAAGTAAACCGGCAGATCGCCGCTGACAACAAGCTGCTGAAAGAAATCAAGGCCCGCATTACCCGCCTTTACAACTGGTCTAAGGCCGAGGCAGAGAAGCCGGAGGGCCAGCAGCCCAGCATGATGGACTTGTGGGAGGCCCAGCAGCAGCTCAAGCGGCCTGACACCCGTACCGGCAAAATCCGGGCTTTGCAGGAGAGCGCCGCCCTGTTCAGCTTTTTGCAGGCAAACGGCATCCAGTCCATGCAGCAGCTCCATGAAAAAATTTCCGATATGAACACCCGCTACTATGACCTGCGGGGAGAGATCGTCAAAGCCGAGCGCCGGATCGCTGTCCTCACTGAGCGCGGGGAGATGTGGGCGCAGTACAACAAGTACAAGCCCATCCGCAAGCAGCTTGCCAAGGTAAAGCCGGAGAAACGGGAACTGTTCGAGCAGCGCCACAGCCGGGAACTGATCCTCTATGATGCGGCGGCCCGGTATCTGAAGGAACTGAAGGACAGCGGTGAGGAAATCACCCCCAAGGCATGGCAGCGCGAGATCGACCTGCTGACCGCCCAGAAGCAGGTGGACACCATCGACATGAAAGCCATGCGGGAGGAACTGAAAGCCGTTGAACGGCTCCGCAAGGCCGCCGACCAACTGGCCCGCCAGGGACAGGACAAGTCCCATGACCGGGGGCCGGAACGGTAA
- a CDS encoding sigma factor-like helix-turn-helix DNA-binding protein: protein MKTINLKKYYYPICKKDTFVEVPDEVADAIVEESRAENANDAKQHYHCYSLDASPGIEHHFPEQVISPEDILMEKETEREQEAAHALMMERLREALATLTPRQASCLHARFWEGKQFKEIAEAEGFTTSAAIVTVRNAIIKLQKYYIKRGWMKPLKEKAICTKTAPPKRNRKKTSAKKS from the coding sequence ATGAAAACCATCAACCTGAAAAAATACTACTACCCGATTTGCAAGAAGGACACTTTTGTGGAAGTGCCGGACGAGGTTGCAGACGCCATTGTAGAGGAAAGCCGCGCAGAGAACGCCAATGACGCAAAGCAGCACTACCACTGTTATTCTCTGGACGCTTCCCCCGGCATAGAACACCATTTCCCGGAACAGGTCATCTCCCCGGAAGATATTCTGATGGAGAAGGAAACGGAACGGGAACAGGAGGCCGCCCATGCTCTGATGATGGAACGGCTCCGGGAGGCTCTTGCCACCCTGACGCCCCGGCAGGCAAGCTGCCTTCATGCCCGGTTTTGGGAGGGCAAGCAGTTTAAGGAGATTGCCGAGGCCGAAGGCTTCACGACATCAGCGGCCATTGTCACGGTTCGCAACGCCATCATCAAGTTACAGAAATATTATATCAAGCGCGGCTGGATGAAGCCGCTAAAGGAGAAAGCGATATGCACAAAGACAGCACCGCCCAAGCGAAACAGAAAAAAGACGAGCGCGAAGAAGTCCTGA
- a CDS encoding RNA polymerase subunit sigma-24 codes for MKTINLRWIYPHYRHDEFVEVSDEVWEVMRQAQREMNNYERRKVYHRAYYSLDAYSWTENYALEHGRSPEEILLEREERAAHLRLLAALPEALAHATPTQARRVRAYYIAGISQPEISRMEGVDSSKVSVAIRRGLRNMRRCYDCLFPAE; via the coding sequence ATGAAAACAATCAATCTGCGGTGGATTTATCCCCACTACCGGCATGACGAGTTTGTGGAGGTCAGCGATGAAGTTTGGGAAGTCATGCGACAGGCCCAGCGCGAGATGAACAACTATGAGCGCCGGAAGGTCTACCACCGCGCCTACTACTCCCTGGACGCGTATAGCTGGACGGAGAACTATGCGCTGGAACACGGCAGATCGCCGGAGGAAATCCTTTTGGAGCGCGAGGAACGGGCCGCCCATCTGCGGCTGCTGGCTGCCTTGCCGGAGGCTCTGGCCCATGCCACCCCCACACAGGCCCGCCGCGTCCGGGCCTACTACATCGCCGGTATCAGCCAGCCGGAAATCTCCCGGATGGAGGGCGTAGACAGCAGCAAGGTCAGCGTTGCCATCCGGCGGGGCCTGCGGAATATGCGCCGCTGCTATGACTGCCTTTTCCCGGCAGAGTGA
- a CDS encoding DUF3847 domain-containing protein, with amino-acid sequence MHKDSTAQAKQKKDEREEVLKEIRQLENRQKILENKQRNEERKARTRRLIERGAILEGIFPLAPDLPGVEVKAFLIALSHLPGAAELAAKLPKSGDKP; translated from the coding sequence ATGCACAAAGACAGCACCGCCCAAGCGAAACAGAAAAAAGACGAGCGCGAAGAAGTCCTGAAGGAAATCCGGCAGCTTGAGAACCGCCAGAAGATTTTGGAGAACAAGCAGCGCAATGAGGAACGCAAGGCCCGCACCCGCCGCCTGATTGAACGCGGGGCCATTTTGGAGGGCATTTTCCCTTTGGCCCCCGACCTTCCCGGCGTAGAGGTCAAGGCGTTCCTGATTGCCCTGTCCCATCTTCCGGGGGCGGCGGAACTGGCCGCAAAACTGCCGAAATCCGGGGACAAGCCGTAA
- a CDS encoding sigma factor-like helix-turn-helix DNA-binding protein, with the protein MEVTINYNGQAVAVEVTLEVYEFLDRADHKAENLSHEQRRHWDGREFDEYIVATEGVGIYGETPEEYLCRMETLDELMAVLETCTEAQRRRFLLYALDGLSFSEIAALCGCSKSSVQGSIEAVRKIFQKNLRNHPYE; encoded by the coding sequence ATGGAAGTCACCATCAATTACAACGGACAAGCTGTGGCCGTGGAGGTCACGCTGGAAGTCTATGAATTTCTTGACCGGGCCGACCACAAAGCCGAGAACCTGTCCCATGAGCAGCGGCGGCATTGGGATGGCCGGGAGTTTGACGAATACATAGTTGCCACCGAGGGCGTGGGTATCTACGGCGAAACGCCGGAGGAATACCTTTGCCGCATGGAAACGCTGGATGAGCTGATGGCCGTCCTGGAAACCTGCACCGAGGCCCAGCGCCGCCGGTTCCTGCTCTATGCCCTGGACGGGCTGAGTTTTTCGGAGATTGCTGCCCTGTGCGGCTGCTCCAAGAGTTCGGTGCAAGGCTCCATTGAAGCGGTCAGAAAAATTTTTCAAAAAAATTTGAGAAACCACCCATACGAATGA
- a CDS encoding ABC transporter permease has product MKSYLALTWKELKAQKITAILILIAVIMSTIMTTVVGQSIGILQSMRMEQAASLNGNRYATFHQLNQEQAQKLHEDDRLYDVGDIIFVGSTPLGSSSLSLYLREYHDNALSMYPSIGTIKEGRLPEAANEIALPEDSIQYLGLDVAIGDTVSLDMRVSVMDGSLPEFEYSGNFILTGILESSYIGYTTGTVSGIVGNGTAENLLPEEYLLYSTDFKTHDKQNFQSIVYDLATELNVEERYIQYNWVLLDAIGISYDEATSSDAGSGFPFMTVACILVGVLVLFAAGLVIYNILKISITKRIKEYGTLRAIGGERGQIYRLVSLQLLILCGIGIPIGLVLGTLSAKGVLIAATSVLNPDIFMVNSASELTAAISAASSVKLPMLLASVAVTLFFALLAAFPAARYASRVSPTVAMSGHAVKIKRRGKRNRKIYHFESYYARLNLKRGRGRTLVTILSLVMSITVFVALQSFTNLLDASSSVQDMYFSDYAVTNETLGIPAEAVDTLKANDAVERLSTTRLSIFMQGAGDELPFETDLSVQSYETFQLANIDDGLLEIYAPNLSDQDKQALNDGTGCLVKNPIPFSYGDTPMEYTELAVGDTIQLGGRTLRVIALIDNPISINNEGFANGVQIIVNEEIYCSLLENDSYSEIYPTLQDSADTDSFENWLDNWCREYPGTHWLSYLESSNEMAESFEQIKMLCWALIIFIGIIGILNIINTVYSNIHTRVNEIGMQRAIGMSAASLYKTFLWEGAYYGIFASLIGAVLGYICCVFVNAAQTDTLQIVSVPVLAIAEAAIISILACLLATAIPLRNISKMNIVDSIETIE; this is encoded by the coding sequence ATGAAATCCTATTTAGCACTTACATGGAAAGAACTAAAAGCGCAGAAAATCACAGCAATCTTGATTTTGATTGCGGTTATCATGTCTACGATCATGACAACGGTAGTCGGTCAGTCCATTGGGATATTACAATCTATGCGGATGGAGCAGGCGGCGAGTCTGAATGGAAACCGCTATGCAACCTTCCATCAGCTAAATCAAGAACAGGCGCAAAAGCTGCACGAAGATGACCGTCTGTACGATGTAGGAGATATAATCTTTGTCGGCAGTACGCCGTTAGGCAGCAGCAGTTTATCTCTATACCTTCGGGAATATCACGATAACGCTCTATCTATGTATCCGTCAATCGGAACTATAAAAGAGGGACGTTTACCAGAGGCCGCAAACGAAATTGCATTACCAGAAGATAGTATCCAATATCTCGGATTAGATGTTGCGATTGGGGATACTGTTTCTCTGGATATGCGTGTGTCTGTTATGGATGGTTCTCTGCCAGAATTTGAATATTCCGGCAATTTTATATTGACGGGTATTCTTGAAAGCAGCTATATCGGATATACAACCGGCACAGTTTCGGGAATTGTGGGAAACGGAACCGCAGAAAATTTACTGCCGGAAGAATATTTGCTTTATTCCACTGACTTTAAGACCCATGACAAGCAAAACTTTCAGAGCATTGTTTATGATCTTGCGACGGAGTTGAATGTAGAGGAACGGTATATCCAATACAACTGGGTTTTACTTGACGCCATCGGTATTTCGTATGACGAGGCAACCAGCAGCGATGCTGGTTCAGGCTTTCCTTTTATGACAGTGGCGTGTATTTTGGTAGGCGTATTGGTCTTGTTTGCAGCCGGATTGGTTATTTACAACATTCTCAAAATTTCCATTACAAAACGCATTAAAGAATATGGAACGCTTCGCGCAATCGGTGGAGAGCGAGGGCAGATATATCGTCTTGTTTCCTTGCAGCTCTTGATCCTTTGCGGGATCGGTATCCCTATCGGGCTGGTACTCGGTACATTGTCAGCAAAGGGAGTGCTGATTGCTGCTACGAGTGTTCTCAATCCCGATATATTCATGGTAAATAGTGCTTCCGAATTAACTGCGGCCATCAGCGCGGCCAGTTCGGTGAAGTTACCCATGCTCCTCGCTAGTGTTGCAGTCACACTTTTTTTTGCTCTCCTGGCTGCGTTTCCTGCTGCCCGATACGCATCCCGTGTATCTCCGACAGTCGCTATGTCTGGCCACGCTGTGAAGATCAAACGTCGTGGAAAACGAAATCGCAAAATCTATCATTTTGAATCTTACTACGCAAGGCTGAATTTGAAACGTGGGCGTGGCAGAACACTCGTTACGATTCTTTCTCTTGTTATGAGCATTACCGTCTTTGTCGCTTTGCAGAGCTTTACCAATCTGCTGGATGCCAGTAGTTCGGTTCAGGATATGTATTTCAGCGATTATGCTGTTACAAATGAAACATTGGGTATTCCGGCGGAAGCTGTAGATACATTGAAAGCAAACGACGCAGTAGAAAGACTTTCCACCACCAGGCTTTCCATATTTATGCAAGGCGCCGGTGACGAACTTCCCTTTGAAACAGATTTGTCTGTGCAAAGCTACGAAACCTTTCAGCTTGCAAATATTGACGATGGGCTATTAGAGATCTACGCACCCAACCTTTCGGATCAGGATAAGCAGGCACTAAACGATGGAACAGGCTGCCTCGTCAAAAATCCTATCCCATTTTCCTACGGGGATACGCCTATGGAGTACACAGAGCTTGCTGTTGGTGATACGATTCAGTTGGGAGGCAGAACACTTCGAGTAATAGCGTTGATTGATAATCCAATTTCAATCAACAATGAAGGGTTTGCCAACGGTGTCCAGATTATTGTGAATGAAGAAATATATTGCTCGCTGCTTGAAAATGACAGCTATTCAGAAATCTATCCGACATTACAGGATAGTGCTGATACAGATTCCTTTGAAAACTGGTTGGATAACTGGTGTCGTGAATATCCGGGAACTCATTGGCTTTCTTATCTTGAAAGCAGCAACGAAATGGCAGAAAGCTTTGAACAAATCAAAATGCTTTGCTGGGCGCTGATTATCTTTATCGGAATTATTGGTATATTGAATATCATAAACACGGTTTACAGCAATATCCATACCCGTGTCAATGAGATTGGTATGCAGCGGGCCATTGGAATGAGTGCAGCAAGCCTATATAAAACATTTCTGTGGGAGGGCGCTTATTACGGGATTTTTGCATCATTGATTGGTGCAGTGCTGGGCTATATCTGTTGCGTCTTTGTTAATGCTGCACAGACAGACACTTTACAGATCGTTTCTGTCCCCGTTTTGGCGATCGCTGAAGCTGCGATTATTTCTATTTTGGCCTGTTTGTTGGCAACGGCGATTCCACTGCGAAATATCTCCAAAATGAATATTGTGGATTCGATAGAAACTATCGAGTGA